From one Lycium ferocissimum isolate CSIRO_LF1 chromosome 5, AGI_CSIRO_Lferr_CH_V1, whole genome shotgun sequence genomic stretch:
- the LOC132057613 gene encoding uncharacterized protein LOC132057613, with amino-acid sequence MQNGPYTFNSRPMILKNWTPDFQTDDEPMRIVPIWVTFPRRPSVSSGYQRENMGLIASYLGKPVCTDKLTASCEMVSYARMLIEMDITQVLPDVLVIEQQNGELREQEIEYEWHPKLCHECHELGHLAEECKARGEANENMPKKKKKAKRKKKQDRAEWQEKATDLAAIPQQGDREQAGKQVTLGYGEQVQGEASKTVANTEEVAAESGSQGIVAQVIQLHVGQSKAAMITKAGQGQSPKALNPP; translated from the coding sequence ATGCAGAATGGACCATATACCTTCAACAGCAGACCGATGATATTGAAGAACTGGACGCCAGATTTCCAGACGGATGACGAACCTATGCGAATTGTGCCCATTTGGGTAACTTTCCCACGACGCCCCTCGGTTTCTTCCGGTTACCAACGCGAAAATATGGGTCTTATAGCAAGCTATCTGGGTAAGCCGGTATGTACAGATAAATTGACAGCTTCGTGTGAAATGGTATCGTATGCTAGAATGCTGATAGAGATGGACATCACCCAGGTCTTACCAGATGTGTTGGTTATTGAGCAACAGAATGGGGAGCTAAGGGAGCAAGAGATTGAGTATGAGTGGCACCCCAAACTGTGCCACGAGTGTCATGAATTGGGGCATTTAGCAGAGGAATGCAAAGCACGGGGTGAGGCGAATGAGAATATGcctaagaaaaaaaagaaggctaagaggaaaaagaagcagGACAGGGCTGAGTGGCAAGAAAAAGCCACTGACCTGGCTGCGATACCTCAGCAAGGAGATCGGGAACAAGCTGGGAAGCAAGTGACGCTAGGCTATGGTGAGCAAGTGCAGGGGGAAGCCTCTAAAACTGTTGCAAATACGGAAGAGGTGGCTGCGGAGAGTGGCAGCCAGGGCATTGTAGCTCAGGTAATACAGCTCCATGTCGGGCAGAGTAAAGCAGCAATGATCACTAAAGCTGGTCAGGGGCAAAGCCCCAAGGCACTTAACCCGCCATGA